The following coding sequences are from one Acipenser ruthenus chromosome 7, fAciRut3.2 maternal haplotype, whole genome shotgun sequence window:
- the LOC117414719 gene encoding SRSF protein kinase 2-like isoform X2, translating into MSSRKVLAIQARKRRPKGKKEKAAHHKKPEPQQKAPPAPPPPPPPPPLPPEPAAPPEPEEEILGSDDEEQEDPADYCKGGYHPVKIGDLFNGRYHVIRKLGWGHFSTVWLCWDIQGKGFVAMKVVKSAQHYTETAVDEIKLLRCVRESDPGDPNKDMAVQLIDDFKISGINGIHVCMVFEVLGHHLLKWIIKSNYQGLPLPCVKSIIRQVLQGLDYLHSKCKIIHTDIKPENILMCVDDAFVRRMAAEATEWQKAGAPPPSGSAVSTAPQLKPVGKISKNKKKKLKKKQKRQAALLERRMQEIEELERQAELTRAQELLLQSGSPAHTEQGEGSPATQHPPARALHSAQRGEEEEEEEGGCENHSDRAEERCGEKQDQEKEEEEEEEEEEVVWEGEVEGGGDAPSAGEREQQKEALSEQTAAWINTPTPAPALTPTPTLTPTLTPTHTLTPTLTLTPTHTLTPTLTPTPTPTLTPTLTPTHTLTPTLTLTPTPTLTPTLTPTHTLTPTLTLTPTPTLTPTHTLTPTLTLTPTPTLTPTLTPTHTLTPTLTLTPTPTLTPTLTPTPTPTPTPTLTPTLTPTHILAPTLTPTHTLTPALTPTPALTPTPTLTPTHILAPTLATTLTPSLTPTLLPGAAIDTPKTNGHVLLGNGPFSLAGEQEEEEGEEEEEEEDDEDDEDEDDDEEEEPEQQRGCCPSAEAEHSSSDGRCSYSSSYEHFNGEALWPPNGRHRGSSPRSPDFEAVPPCGADPSNGTEHEGSSLSWDRSRTVSASSTGDQPKAKTRAADLLVNPLDPRNADTLRVKIADLGNACWVHKHFTEDIQTRQYRSIEVLIGAGYSTPADIWSTACMAFELATGDYLFEPHSGEDYSRDEDHIAHIIELLGSIPRHFALSGKYSREFFNRRGELRHITKLKPWSLFDVLLEKYGWPAEQAAHFTDFLQPMLELVPEKRASAGECLTHPWLSS; encoded by the exons gcccGAGCCTCAGCAGAaagccccccctgccccccctccccctcctcctcctcctcctctgccccCCGAGCCGGCTGCCCCCCCCGAACCTGAGGAGGAGATCCTGGGCTCCGACGATGAGGAACAGGAAGACCCAGCCGATTACTGCAAAG GTGGGTACCACCCTGTGAAGATCGGGGACCTCTTCAACGGGCGCTACCATGTGATCCGCAAGCTAGGATGGGGCCACTTCTCCACCGTGTGGCTGTGCTGGGACATTCA GGGAAAGGGGTTTGTGGCCATGAAGGTTGTAAAGAGTGCCCAGCATTACACAGAGACGGCCGTGGACGAGATTAAACTGCTCAGATGT GTTCGAGAGAGTGACCCCGGAGATCCCAACAAGGACATGGCAGTGCAGCTCATCGACGACTTCAAGATTTCAGGAATCAACGGGATCC ACGTGTGCATGGTGTTTGAGGTGCTCGGGCATCACCTGCTGAAATGGATCATCAAGTCCAACTACCAGGGCCTCCCCCTCCCATGTGTCAAAAGCATCATTCGCCAG GTGCTGCAGGGTCTGGATTACCTGCACAGTAAGTGTAAGATCATCCACACGGACATCAAGCCAGAGAACATCCTGATGTGTGTGGACGATGCCTTCGTGAGGAGGATGGCAGCCGAGGCGACCGAGTGGCAGAAAGCAGGGGCGCCCCCTCCCTCCGGCTCTGCAG TGAGCACAGCGCCGCAGCTAAAGCCA GTGGGAAAGATCtccaagaacaagaagaagaagctgaagaagaagcagaagcgtCAGGCGGCGCTGCTGGAGAGGAGGATGCAGGAAATCGAGGAGCTGGAGCGGCAGGCGGAGCTCACCAGAGCCcaggagctgctgctgcagagcggGAGCCCCGCCcacacagagcagggggagggcaGCCCTGCCACACAGCACCCCCCAGCCAGGGCACTGCACTCCGcccagagaggagaggaggaggaggaggaggagggagggtgtGAGAACCACAGCG acagAGCAGAGGAGCGGTGTGGGGAGAAGCAGGACCAggagaaggaggaagaggaggaggaggaggaggaagaggtggTTTGGGAAGGAGAGGTGGAGGGAGGTGGAGATGCCCCCTCAGCAGGGGAGAGGGAACAGCAAAAAGAGGCCTTGTCCGAGCAAACCGCAGCCTGGATTAACACCCCTACCCCTGCCCCAGCTCTCACCCCTACCCCTACTCTCACCCCCACCCTCACCCCTACCCATACCCTCACCCctaccctcaccctcacccctaCCCATACCCTCACACCAACCctcacccctacccctacccctactcTCACCCCCACCCTCACCCCTACCCATACCCTCACAccaaccctcaccctcacccctaCCCCTACTCTCACCCCCACCCTCACCCCTACCCATACCCTCACAccaaccctcaccctcacccctaCCCCTACTCTCACCCCTACCCATACCCTCACAccaaccctcaccctcacccctaCCCCTACTCTCACCCCCACCCTCACCCCTACCCATACCCTCACAccaaccctcaccctcacccctaCCCCTACTCTCACCCCCACCctcacccctacccctacccctacccctacccctactcTCACCCCCACCCTCACCCCTACCCATATCCTTGCACCCACCCTCACACCTACCCATACCCTCACCCCTGCTCTCACCCCTACCCCTGCTCTCACCCCTACCCCTACTCTCACCCCTACCCATATCCTCGCACCCACCCTCGCCACAACCCTCACCCCTTCTCTCACACCAACCCTGCTCCCTGGCGCTGCCATCGACACCCCCAAGACTAATGGGCACGTGCTCCTGGGGAACGGGCCCTTCTCCCTGGCAGGAGAgcaggaagaggaggaaggagaggaggaggaggaggaggaggatgatgaagatgatgaggatgaggatgatgatgaggaaGAGGAGCCAGAGCAGCAGAGGGGGTGCTGCCCCAGCGCCGAGGCGGAGCACAGCAGCTCGGACGGCCGCTGCTCCTACAGCAGCTCTTACGAACACTTCAATGGAGAGGCGCTCTGGCCGCCCAACGGCCGACACCGCGGCTCCTCCCCACGCTCCCCCGACTTCGAGGCGGTGCCGCCTTGTGGAGCAGACCCCTCCAACGGCACCGAGCACGAGGGCAGCAGCCTGTCCTGGGACCGCAGCAGAACTGTGTCAGCTTCCAGCACCGGGGACCAGCCCAAGG CCAAGACCCGCGCTGCCGACCTGCTGGTGAACCCCCTGGACCCCCGCAACGCAGACACGCTCCGCGTGAAGATCGCCGACCTCGGCAATGCCTGCTGGGTG CACAAACACTTCACTGAGGACATCCAGACCCGGCAGTACCGCTCTATCGAGGTTCTGATCGGAGCCGGCTACAGCACGCCCGCGGACATCTGGAGCACCGCCTGCATG gCATTTGAGCTGGCAACAGGAGATTACCTGTTTGAGCCTCACTCTGGAGAAGACTACTCCAGGGACGAAG ACCACATAGCACACATCATTGAGCTGCTAGGCAGTATCCCACGGCACTTTGCTCTGTCCGGAAAATATTCCCGGGAGTTCTTCAACCGCAGAG GGGAGCTGCGGCACATCACCAAGCTGAAGCCGTGGAGCCTGTTCGACGTGCTGCTGGAGAAGTACGGCTGGCCGGCCGAGCAGGCGGCCCACTTCACTGACTTCCTGCAGCCCATGCTGGAGCTGGTGCCGGAGAAGAGGGCGTCGGCAGGGGAGTGCCTCACCCACCCCTGGCTCAGCTCCTAG
- the LOC117414719 gene encoding SRSF protein kinase 2-like isoform X4: MSVNSEKLSSSERPEPQQKAPPAPPPPPPPPPLPPEPAAPPEPEEEILGSDDEEQEDPADYCKGGYHPVKIGDLFNGRYHVIRKLGWGHFSTVWLCWDIQGKGFVAMKVVKSAQHYTETAVDEIKLLRCVRESDPGDPNKDMAVQLIDDFKISGINGIHVCMVFEVLGHHLLKWIIKSNYQGLPLPCVKSIIRQVLQGLDYLHSKCKIIHTDIKPENILMCVDDAFVRRMAAEATEWQKAGAPPPSGSAVSTAPQLKPVGKISKNKKKKLKKKQKRQAALLERRMQEIEELERQAELTRAQELLLQSGSPAHTEQGEGSPATQHPPARALHSAQRGEEEEEEEGGCENHSDRAEERCGEKQDQEKEEEEEEEEEEVVWEGEVEGGGDAPSAGEREQQKEALSEQTAAWINTPTPAPALTPTPTLTPTLTPTHTLTPTLTLTPTHTLTPTLTPTPTPTLTPTLTPTHTLTPTLTLTPTPTLTPTLTPTHTLTPTLTLTPTPTLTPTHTLTPTLTLTPTPTLTPTLTPTHTLTPTLTLTPTPTLTPTLTPTPTPTPTPTLTPTLTPTHILAPTLTPTHTLTPALTPTPALTPTPTLTPTHILAPTLATTLTPSLTPTLLPGAAIDTPKTNGHVLLGNGPFSLAGEQEEEEGEEEEEEEDDEDDEDEDDDEEEEPEQQRGCCPSAEAEHSSSDGRCSYSSSYEHFNGEALWPPNGRHRGSSPRSPDFEAVPPCGADPSNGTEHEGSSLSWDRSRTVSASSTGDQPKAKTRAADLLVNPLDPRNADTLRVKIADLGNACWVHKHFTEDIQTRQYRSIEVLIGAGYSTPADIWSTACMAFELATGDYLFEPHSGEDYSRDEDHIALIIELLGKLPRKFAISGKYAKEFFTKKGELRHITKLKPWSLFDVLLEKYGWPAEQAAHFTDFLQPMLELVPEKRASAGECLTHPWLSS, encoded by the exons gcccGAGCCTCAGCAGAaagccccccctgccccccctccccctcctcctcctcctcctctgccccCCGAGCCGGCTGCCCCCCCCGAACCTGAGGAGGAGATCCTGGGCTCCGACGATGAGGAACAGGAAGACCCAGCCGATTACTGCAAAG GTGGGTACCACCCTGTGAAGATCGGGGACCTCTTCAACGGGCGCTACCATGTGATCCGCAAGCTAGGATGGGGCCACTTCTCCACCGTGTGGCTGTGCTGGGACATTCA GGGAAAGGGGTTTGTGGCCATGAAGGTTGTAAAGAGTGCCCAGCATTACACAGAGACGGCCGTGGACGAGATTAAACTGCTCAGATGT GTTCGAGAGAGTGACCCCGGAGATCCCAACAAGGACATGGCAGTGCAGCTCATCGACGACTTCAAGATTTCAGGAATCAACGGGATCC ACGTGTGCATGGTGTTTGAGGTGCTCGGGCATCACCTGCTGAAATGGATCATCAAGTCCAACTACCAGGGCCTCCCCCTCCCATGTGTCAAAAGCATCATTCGCCAG GTGCTGCAGGGTCTGGATTACCTGCACAGTAAGTGTAAGATCATCCACACGGACATCAAGCCAGAGAACATCCTGATGTGTGTGGACGATGCCTTCGTGAGGAGGATGGCAGCCGAGGCGACCGAGTGGCAGAAAGCAGGGGCGCCCCCTCCCTCCGGCTCTGCAG TGAGCACAGCGCCGCAGCTAAAGCCA GTGGGAAAGATCtccaagaacaagaagaagaagctgaagaagaagcagaagcgtCAGGCGGCGCTGCTGGAGAGGAGGATGCAGGAAATCGAGGAGCTGGAGCGGCAGGCGGAGCTCACCAGAGCCcaggagctgctgctgcagagcggGAGCCCCGCCcacacagagcagggggagggcaGCCCTGCCACACAGCACCCCCCAGCCAGGGCACTGCACTCCGcccagagaggagaggaggaggaggaggaggagggagggtgtGAGAACCACAGCG acagAGCAGAGGAGCGGTGTGGGGAGAAGCAGGACCAggagaaggaggaagaggaggaggaggaggaggaagaggtggTTTGGGAAGGAGAGGTGGAGGGAGGTGGAGATGCCCCCTCAGCAGGGGAGAGGGAACAGCAAAAAGAGGCCTTGTCCGAGCAAACCGCAGCCTGGATTAACACCCCTACCCCTGCCCCAGCTCTCACCCCTACCCCTACTCTCACCCCCACCCTCACCCCTACCCATACCCTCACCCctaccctcaccctcacccctaCCCATACCCTCACACCAACCctcacccctacccctacccctactcTCACCCCCACCCTCACCCCTACCCATACCCTCACAccaaccctcaccctcacccctaCCCCTACTCTCACCCCCACCCTCACCCCTACCCATACCCTCACAccaaccctcaccctcacccctaCCCCTACTCTCACCCCTACCCATACCCTCACAccaaccctcaccctcacccctaCCCCTACTCTCACCCCCACCCTCACCCCTACCCATACCCTCACAccaaccctcaccctcacccctaCCCCTACTCTCACCCCCACCctcacccctacccctacccctacccctacccctactcTCACCCCCACCCTCACCCCTACCCATATCCTTGCACCCACCCTCACACCTACCCATACCCTCACCCCTGCTCTCACCCCTACCCCTGCTCTCACCCCTACCCCTACTCTCACCCCTACCCATATCCTCGCACCCACCCTCGCCACAACCCTCACCCCTTCTCTCACACCAACCCTGCTCCCTGGCGCTGCCATCGACACCCCCAAGACTAATGGGCACGTGCTCCTGGGGAACGGGCCCTTCTCCCTGGCAGGAGAgcaggaagaggaggaaggagaggaggaggaggaggaggaggatgatgaagatgatgaggatgaggatgatgatgaggaaGAGGAGCCAGAGCAGCAGAGGGGGTGCTGCCCCAGCGCCGAGGCGGAGCACAGCAGCTCGGACGGCCGCTGCTCCTACAGCAGCTCTTACGAACACTTCAATGGAGAGGCGCTCTGGCCGCCCAACGGCCGACACCGCGGCTCCTCCCCACGCTCCCCCGACTTCGAGGCGGTGCCGCCTTGTGGAGCAGACCCCTCCAACGGCACCGAGCACGAGGGCAGCAGCCTGTCCTGGGACCGCAGCAGAACTGTGTCAGCTTCCAGCACCGGGGACCAGCCCAAGG CCAAGACCCGCGCTGCCGACCTGCTGGTGAACCCCCTGGACCCCCGCAACGCAGACACGCTCCGCGTGAAGATCGCCGACCTCGGCAATGCCTGCTGGGTG CACAAACACTTCACTGAGGACATCCAGACCCGGCAGTACCGCTCTATCGAGGTTCTGATCGGAGCCGGCTACAGCACGCCCGCGGACATCTGGAGCACCGCCTGCATG gCATTTGAGCTGGCAACAGGAGATTACCTGTTTGAGCCTCACTCTGGAGAAGACTACTCCAGGGACGAAG ATCACATTGCATTGATCATTGAACTGCTGGGAAAACTCCCCCGAAAGTTTGCTATATCTGGGAAATATGCCAAGGAGTTTTTCACCAAGAAAG GGGAGCTGCGGCACATCACCAAGCTGAAGCCGTGGAGCCTGTTCGACGTGCTGCTGGAGAAGTACGGCTGGCCGGCCGAGCAGGCGGCCCACTTCACTGACTTCCTGCAGCCCATGCTGGAGCTGGTGCCGGAGAAGAGGGCGTCGGCAGGGGAGTGCCTCACCCACCCCTGGCTCAGCTCCTAG
- the LOC117414719 gene encoding SRSF protein kinase 2-like isoform X1 yields the protein MSSRKVLAIQARKRRPKGKKEKAAHHKKPEPQQKAPPAPPPPPPPPPLPPEPAAPPEPEEEILGSDDEEQEDPADYCKGGYHPVKIGDLFNGRYHVIRKLGWGHFSTVWLCWDIQGKGFVAMKVVKSAQHYTETAVDEIKLLRCVRESDPGDPNKDMAVQLIDDFKISGINGIHVCMVFEVLGHHLLKWIIKSNYQGLPLPCVKSIIRQVLQGLDYLHSKCKIIHTDIKPENILMCVDDAFVRRMAAEATEWQKAGAPPPSGSAVSTAPQLKPVGKISKNKKKKLKKKQKRQAALLERRMQEIEELERQAELTRAQELLLQSGSPAHTEQGEGSPATQHPPARALHSAQRGEEEEEEEGGCENHSDRAEERCGEKQDQEKEEEEEEEEEEVVWEGEVEGGGDAPSAGEREQQKEALSEQTAAWINTPTPAPALTPTPTLTPTLTPTHTLTPTLTLTPTHTLTPTLTPTPTPTLTPTLTPTHTLTPTLTLTPTPTLTPTLTPTHTLTPTLTLTPTPTLTPTHTLTPTLTLTPTPTLTPTLTPTHTLTPTLTLTPTPTLTPTLTPTPTPTPTPTLTPTLTPTHILAPTLTPTHTLTPALTPTPALTPTPTLTPTHILAPTLATTLTPSLTPTLLPGAAIDTPKTNGHVLLGNGPFSLAGEQEEEEGEEEEEEEDDEDDEDEDDDEEEEPEQQRGCCPSAEAEHSSSDGRCSYSSSYEHFNGEALWPPNGRHRGSSPRSPDFEAVPPCGADPSNGTEHEGSSLSWDRSRTVSASSTGDQPKAKTRAADLLVNPLDPRNADTLRVKIADLGNACWVHKHFTEDIQTRQYRSIEVLIGAGYSTPADIWSTACMAFELATGDYLFEPHSGEDYSRDEDHIALIIELLGKLPRKFAISGKYAKEFFTKKGELRHITKLKPWSLFDVLLEKYGWPAEQAAHFTDFLQPMLELVPEKRASAGECLTHPWLSS from the exons gcccGAGCCTCAGCAGAaagccccccctgccccccctccccctcctcctcctcctcctctgccccCCGAGCCGGCTGCCCCCCCCGAACCTGAGGAGGAGATCCTGGGCTCCGACGATGAGGAACAGGAAGACCCAGCCGATTACTGCAAAG GTGGGTACCACCCTGTGAAGATCGGGGACCTCTTCAACGGGCGCTACCATGTGATCCGCAAGCTAGGATGGGGCCACTTCTCCACCGTGTGGCTGTGCTGGGACATTCA GGGAAAGGGGTTTGTGGCCATGAAGGTTGTAAAGAGTGCCCAGCATTACACAGAGACGGCCGTGGACGAGATTAAACTGCTCAGATGT GTTCGAGAGAGTGACCCCGGAGATCCCAACAAGGACATGGCAGTGCAGCTCATCGACGACTTCAAGATTTCAGGAATCAACGGGATCC ACGTGTGCATGGTGTTTGAGGTGCTCGGGCATCACCTGCTGAAATGGATCATCAAGTCCAACTACCAGGGCCTCCCCCTCCCATGTGTCAAAAGCATCATTCGCCAG GTGCTGCAGGGTCTGGATTACCTGCACAGTAAGTGTAAGATCATCCACACGGACATCAAGCCAGAGAACATCCTGATGTGTGTGGACGATGCCTTCGTGAGGAGGATGGCAGCCGAGGCGACCGAGTGGCAGAAAGCAGGGGCGCCCCCTCCCTCCGGCTCTGCAG TGAGCACAGCGCCGCAGCTAAAGCCA GTGGGAAAGATCtccaagaacaagaagaagaagctgaagaagaagcagaagcgtCAGGCGGCGCTGCTGGAGAGGAGGATGCAGGAAATCGAGGAGCTGGAGCGGCAGGCGGAGCTCACCAGAGCCcaggagctgctgctgcagagcggGAGCCCCGCCcacacagagcagggggagggcaGCCCTGCCACACAGCACCCCCCAGCCAGGGCACTGCACTCCGcccagagaggagaggaggaggaggaggaggagggagggtgtGAGAACCACAGCG acagAGCAGAGGAGCGGTGTGGGGAGAAGCAGGACCAggagaaggaggaagaggaggaggaggaggaggaagaggtggTTTGGGAAGGAGAGGTGGAGGGAGGTGGAGATGCCCCCTCAGCAGGGGAGAGGGAACAGCAAAAAGAGGCCTTGTCCGAGCAAACCGCAGCCTGGATTAACACCCCTACCCCTGCCCCAGCTCTCACCCCTACCCCTACTCTCACCCCCACCCTCACCCCTACCCATACCCTCACCCctaccctcaccctcacccctaCCCATACCCTCACACCAACCctcacccctacccctacccctactcTCACCCCCACCCTCACCCCTACCCATACCCTCACAccaaccctcaccctcacccctaCCCCTACTCTCACCCCCACCCTCACCCCTACCCATACCCTCACAccaaccctcaccctcacccctaCCCCTACTCTCACCCCTACCCATACCCTCACAccaaccctcaccctcacccctaCCCCTACTCTCACCCCCACCCTCACCCCTACCCATACCCTCACAccaaccctcaccctcacccctaCCCCTACTCTCACCCCCACCctcacccctacccctacccctacccctacccctactcTCACCCCCACCCTCACCCCTACCCATATCCTTGCACCCACCCTCACACCTACCCATACCCTCACCCCTGCTCTCACCCCTACCCCTGCTCTCACCCCTACCCCTACTCTCACCCCTACCCATATCCTCGCACCCACCCTCGCCACAACCCTCACCCCTTCTCTCACACCAACCCTGCTCCCTGGCGCTGCCATCGACACCCCCAAGACTAATGGGCACGTGCTCCTGGGGAACGGGCCCTTCTCCCTGGCAGGAGAgcaggaagaggaggaaggagaggaggaggaggaggaggaggatgatgaagatgatgaggatgaggatgatgatgaggaaGAGGAGCCAGAGCAGCAGAGGGGGTGCTGCCCCAGCGCCGAGGCGGAGCACAGCAGCTCGGACGGCCGCTGCTCCTACAGCAGCTCTTACGAACACTTCAATGGAGAGGCGCTCTGGCCGCCCAACGGCCGACACCGCGGCTCCTCCCCACGCTCCCCCGACTTCGAGGCGGTGCCGCCTTGTGGAGCAGACCCCTCCAACGGCACCGAGCACGAGGGCAGCAGCCTGTCCTGGGACCGCAGCAGAACTGTGTCAGCTTCCAGCACCGGGGACCAGCCCAAGG CCAAGACCCGCGCTGCCGACCTGCTGGTGAACCCCCTGGACCCCCGCAACGCAGACACGCTCCGCGTGAAGATCGCCGACCTCGGCAATGCCTGCTGGGTG CACAAACACTTCACTGAGGACATCCAGACCCGGCAGTACCGCTCTATCGAGGTTCTGATCGGAGCCGGCTACAGCACGCCCGCGGACATCTGGAGCACCGCCTGCATG gCATTTGAGCTGGCAACAGGAGATTACCTGTTTGAGCCTCACTCTGGAGAAGACTACTCCAGGGACGAAG ATCACATTGCATTGATCATTGAACTGCTGGGAAAACTCCCCCGAAAGTTTGCTATATCTGGGAAATATGCCAAGGAGTTTTTCACCAAGAAAG GGGAGCTGCGGCACATCACCAAGCTGAAGCCGTGGAGCCTGTTCGACGTGCTGCTGGAGAAGTACGGCTGGCCGGCCGAGCAGGCGGCCCACTTCACTGACTTCCTGCAGCCCATGCTGGAGCTGGTGCCGGAGAAGAGGGCGTCGGCAGGGGAGTGCCTCACCCACCCCTGGCTCAGCTCCTAG